The following proteins are co-located in the Sphingomonas panacis genome:
- a CDS encoding DNA-3-methyladenine glycosylase I, which produces MAGKTRCAWSGDDALMVRYHDEEWGVPLHDSRELWETLVLDGFQAGLSWRTILHKREAFRAAFKGFDPAIVARFDDADIERLIADPGIVRSAAKIRATITAAQIYLDMMARGEDFAGFVWGIAGGAPVEGDGHIVASTPASEAMSKALKARGFKFVGPVIVHAWMQAVGMVNDHARECFRHAEVRALT; this is translated from the coding sequence ATGGCCGGGAAGACACGGTGCGCGTGGAGCGGGGATGACGCGCTGATGGTGCGCTATCATGACGAGGAATGGGGCGTGCCCCTCCACGATTCGCGCGAGCTGTGGGAGACGCTTGTCCTCGACGGTTTCCAGGCCGGGCTGTCGTGGCGGACGATCCTGCACAAGCGCGAAGCCTTCCGCGCCGCGTTCAAGGGTTTCGATCCGGCGATCGTGGCGCGCTTCGACGATGCCGATATCGAACGGCTGATAGCCGACCCCGGCATCGTCCGCAGCGCCGCCAAGATCCGCGCGACGATCACCGCCGCGCAGATCTATCTCGATATGATGGCGCGCGGCGAGGATTTCGCCGGCTTCGTGTGGGGCATCGCCGGCGGTGCCCCGGTGGAAGGCGACGGGCATATCGTCGCCAGCACGCCCGCTTCCGAAGCGATGTCGAAGGCGCTCAAGGCGCGCGGCTTCAAGTTCGTCGGGCCGGTGATCGTCCATGCCTGGATGCAGGCGGTCGGCATGGTCAACGATCACGCGCGCGAATGCTTCCGCCATGCCGAGGTGCGCGCTTTGACATGA